Proteins from a single region of Sphingopyxis sp. BSN-002:
- a CDS encoding CvpA family protein produces the protein MGSLTAMDILVLALIGGSAVLGFSRGLVQEVTSLLAWVLAIAAVRFFHGMTTDLLSKWIEAPGGAAMLAFVVLFGGVFAITKWGSRAMGQRSRASIVGGFDRGLGAGFGAVKGLIIATIGFMLVTLLYDIGYGNAQRPAWMADSRTYPALNATSSALSKVIADRRAEARAAESEGAAPATPK, from the coding sequence ATGGGTAGTTTGACGGCTATGGATATTCTCGTGCTGGCGCTGATCGGCGGCAGCGCGGTGCTCGGCTTTTCGCGGGGGCTGGTGCAGGAGGTAACAAGCCTGCTCGCCTGGGTGCTCGCGATCGCCGCGGTGCGTTTCTTTCACGGGATGACGACAGACCTGCTGTCAAAATGGATCGAGGCGCCCGGGGGCGCGGCGATGCTGGCGTTCGTGGTCCTGTTCGGCGGGGTTTTCGCGATTACGAAATGGGGTTCGCGTGCGATGGGGCAGCGGAGCCGCGCGTCGATCGTCGGCGGTTTCGACCGCGGGCTCGGTGCGGGTTTCGGAGCGGTCAAGGGGCTGATCATCGCGACCATCGGCTTCATGCTTGTCACGCTCCTCTATGACATCGGCTATGGCAATGCGCAGCGCCCCGCGTGGATGGCCGATAGCCGCACCTATCCCGCGCTCAATGCGACGAGCTCGGCGCTGAGCAAGGTCATTGCCGACCGCCGCGCCGAGGCGCGCGCCGCCGAAAGCGAAGGCGCGGCTCCCGCGACGCCGAAATGA
- a CDS encoding iron-sulfur cluster assembly scaffold protein: protein MSAALYNRDILSLAVATADFPPLEAPHHRVSVRAPLCGSAIILDLDTEADGGVTGIGLHVEACALGQASAALLARHAPGQGLTEIRTARDAIAAWFRGEGEAPAWPGFDLLAAARDYPARHGAILLPFDAAVAALEDRADAA from the coding sequence ATGAGCGCCGCGCTCTATAACCGCGACATCCTGTCGCTTGCAGTCGCGACCGCGGATTTCCCGCCACTCGAGGCGCCGCATCATCGCGTGTCGGTGCGTGCGCCGCTCTGCGGGAGTGCGATCATTCTCGACCTCGATACCGAAGCGGATGGCGGCGTGACGGGCATCGGCCTGCACGTCGAGGCCTGCGCACTCGGTCAGGCGTCGGCCGCCTTGCTCGCCCGGCACGCGCCGGGACAGGGGCTCACCGAAATCCGGACCGCACGCGACGCGATCGCGGCGTGGTTCAGGGGCGAGGGCGAGGCACCCGCGTGGCCGGGCTTCGACCTGCTCGCCGCCGCGCGCGATTACCCGGCACGCCACGGGGCGATCCTGCTGCCCTTCGACGCCGCTGTTGCCGCGCTCGAAGACCGGGCGGACGCGGCATGA
- a CDS encoding cation:proton antiporter yields MNLAVLTAAATEVAAETATDAVLLEGAILLGVATLFVLIFRRLGLGAVLGYLIAGALVGPYGLGLVGGGESKLAFAEIGIAFLLFLVGLELHPRRLWEMRKAIFGLGLAQVVVSGLILAALIFATLGFSWQAALALGLPLALSSTAQVLPSLKSSGRINSPFGEKAFSVLLFQDLAIVPMITIIAALSRAPADPAAPPGWQMALYTVGAIAVLVLVGRFVVNPLLRLIGRYGERELFVVVGLLAVLASAAFMHSLHLSTALGAFVAGMMLADSPYRHEIEADIEPFRLVLLGLFFLAVGMVLDVSVVAEKPMLVVSLAAMVVVVKVAVLTVLVRLFGKPWNMALGLGLLLSQGGEFGFLLFTQAADALLVAPQAASLFSAVVTLSMMTTPFLMLFARNLEFSPSVDADLDDPENAPRGSSIVIGYGRFGQIVAQMLHAVDCSVTLIDKKPSQIELSGRFDTKVYFGDGLRIDVLRRAGAEEARLIVFCTDDRTIDAAALAPIVEAFPNARVLTRVFDRRQLLAVDGAGTAGAVREVFESSIALGLMALRQLEVEPREIEDVETALRQLDAERLDMQISEGDIAAGREHRFVAGGGRQASSVLEALRERRQAAKRAREETEAEEAA; encoded by the coding sequence ATGAACCTTGCCGTCCTGACCGCGGCAGCCACGGAGGTTGCGGCGGAGACTGCAACCGACGCGGTGCTGCTGGAGGGCGCGATCCTGCTGGGGGTCGCGACGCTGTTCGTCCTGATTTTCCGCCGCCTCGGGCTCGGCGCGGTGCTTGGCTATCTGATCGCGGGCGCGCTCGTCGGACCCTATGGGCTGGGTCTCGTCGGCGGCGGGGAATCCAAGCTCGCCTTTGCCGAGATCGGCATCGCCTTCCTGCTGTTCCTCGTCGGTCTCGAACTCCATCCGCGACGATTGTGGGAGATGCGCAAGGCGATTTTCGGTCTCGGGCTCGCGCAGGTCGTGGTGTCGGGACTGATCCTCGCGGCGCTGATTTTTGCGACGCTCGGCTTCAGCTGGCAGGCGGCGCTCGCGCTGGGGCTGCCGCTCGCGCTCTCGTCGACCGCGCAGGTGTTGCCGAGCCTCAAAAGCTCGGGACGGATCAATTCGCCCTTTGGCGAAAAGGCCTTTTCGGTCCTGCTGTTCCAGGATCTGGCGATCGTCCCGATGATCACGATCATCGCCGCACTGTCGCGCGCGCCTGCCGACCCGGCGGCGCCACCGGGATGGCAGATGGCGCTCTATACGGTCGGCGCGATCGCCGTGCTGGTGCTGGTCGGCCGCTTCGTCGTCAATCCGCTGCTTCGGCTGATCGGCCGCTATGGCGAGCGCGAGCTGTTCGTTGTCGTGGGGCTGCTGGCCGTGCTGGCGAGCGCCGCGTTCATGCACAGCCTCCACCTGTCGACCGCACTTGGCGCGTTCGTGGCCGGCATGATGCTGGCGGACTCGCCGTACCGGCACGAGATCGAGGCCGATATCGAGCCCTTCCGTCTCGTGCTTCTGGGCCTTTTCTTCCTTGCGGTCGGTATGGTGCTCGACGTCAGTGTCGTTGCCGAAAAGCCGATGCTGGTCGTGTCGCTCGCGGCGATGGTCGTGGTGGTGAAGGTGGCCGTGCTGACCGTGCTTGTCCGCCTGTTCGGCAAGCCGTGGAACATGGCGCTGGGCCTGGGTCTGCTGCTGAGTCAGGGCGGTGAATTCGGTTTCCTGCTCTTCACGCAGGCGGCCGACGCGCTGCTCGTCGCACCGCAGGCGGCGAGCCTGTTCAGCGCAGTCGTGACGCTGTCGATGATGACGACGCCGTTCCTGATGCTCTTCGCGCGCAACCTCGAATTCTCGCCGAGCGTCGACGCCGACCTCGACGATCCCGAAAATGCGCCGCGCGGCTCGTCGATCGTCATCGGCTATGGTCGCTTCGGCCAGATCGTCGCGCAGATGCTGCATGCGGTCGACTGTTCGGTAACGCTGATCGACAAGAAGCCGAGCCAGATCGAGCTGTCGGGCCGCTTCGATACCAAGGTCTATTTCGGCGACGGGCTGCGCATCGATGTGCTGCGGCGCGCGGGCGCCGAGGAGGCGCGGCTGATCGTCTTCTGCACCGACGACCGGACGATCGACGCGGCCGCACTCGCGCCGATCGTCGAGGCGTTTCCCAATGCGCGCGTGCTGACCCGCGTATTCGACCGTCGCCAGCTTCTCGCGGTCGACGGGGCGGGGACCGCGGGCGCGGTGCGCGAGGTATTCGAAAGCTCGATCGCGCTCGGCCTGATGGCGCTGCGCCAGCTCGAGGTCGAACCGCGCGAGATCGAGGATGTCGAAACCGCGCTGCGCCAGCTCGACGCCGAACGCCTCGACATGCAGATCAGCGAGGGCGACATCGCTGCGGGCCGCGAGCATCGGTTCGTCGCGGGCGGCGGGCGGCAGGCGTCGAGCGTGCTCGAGGCGCTGCGCGAACGGCGGCAGGCCGCGAAGCGCGCGCGCGAGGAAACCGAGGCTGAAGAGGCGGCCTAG
- the aroB gene encoding 3-dehydroquinate synthase, whose translation MESLTVDLGSRSYPILIGDGLLRDIGRHVAPLLRRPRTFIVSDAHVADHYLVALGASLGAENISFSSLVLPAGESTKSWTGLARLTEWLIGEGIERSDHVIALGGGVIGDLVGFACSIVKRGCNFIQVPTTLLAQVDSSVGGKTAINVEAGKNLIGAFHQPALVVIDPTTLATLPRRELGAGYAEVVKYGLIDDADFFAWCEANGAALLAGDAEARHKAIAHSVAAKARIVAADERETQDVRALLNLGHSFGHALEAETGYSDRLLHGEAVAAGMVLAHQFSAANGLCPAEDAARVRDHLASVELPHSLASAGINTGGAALAAHMAHDKKVRGGKLPLILTRGIGQSFVTDEYSLDTVAEFLDGQRG comes from the coding sequence GTGGAAAGCCTGACCGTCGACCTTGGCAGCCGCAGTTACCCGATCCTGATCGGCGACGGACTGCTTCGCGACATCGGCCGCCATGTCGCGCCGCTGCTCAGGCGTCCGCGCACCTTCATCGTCTCCGACGCCCATGTCGCGGACCATTATCTGGTTGCGCTCGGCGCCTCGCTCGGCGCCGAAAATATCTCCTTCTCCTCGCTCGTGCTCCCGGCGGGCGAGAGCACGAAGAGCTGGACGGGCCTAGCGCGGCTTACCGAATGGCTGATCGGCGAAGGCATCGAACGCAGCGACCATGTCATCGCACTCGGGGGGGGCGTGATCGGCGACCTCGTCGGCTTCGCGTGCAGCATCGTCAAGCGCGGCTGCAACTTCATCCAGGTGCCGACCACCCTGCTCGCACAGGTCGACAGCAGCGTCGGCGGCAAGACCGCGATCAACGTCGAGGCGGGCAAGAATCTGATCGGCGCGTTCCACCAGCCCGCCCTGGTTGTGATCGACCCGACGACACTCGCCACCCTGCCTCGCCGCGAACTGGGGGCAGGCTATGCCGAGGTCGTCAAATACGGGTTGATCGACGACGCGGATTTCTTCGCCTGGTGCGAAGCCAACGGCGCGGCACTGCTCGCGGGCGACGCCGAAGCGCGGCACAAGGCGATCGCACACAGCGTCGCAGCGAAGGCGCGCATCGTCGCCGCCGACGAGCGCGAGACGCAGGACGTGCGGGCGCTGCTCAACCTCGGTCACAGCTTCGGCCACGCGCTGGAGGCAGAGACCGGCTATTCGGACCGGCTGCTCCACGGCGAAGCGGTTGCCGCGGGCATGGTGCTCGCGCATCAATTCTCGGCCGCCAACGGGCTTTGCCCAGCCGAAGATGCGGCACGCGTGCGCGATCATCTGGCCAGCGTCGAGCTGCCGCACAGTCTTGCCAGCGCCGGGATCAACACCGGCGGCGCGGCGCTCGCGGCGCATATGGCGCACGACAAGAAGGTGCGCGGCGGCAAGCTGCCGCTGATCCTGACCCGCGGCATCGGCCAGAGCTTCGTCACCGACGAATACAGCTTGGATACGGTCGCCGAGTTTCTCGACGGACAGCGCGGCTAG
- a CDS encoding shikimate kinase, which yields MSRNPKSPAPAASGPIPAAVRERSIVLVGLMGSGKSTIGRRLAQRLGMAFADADDEIERAAGMTISDIFAKFGEAHFRDGERRVIARMLAGKPHVLATGGGAFINDETRALILADSLCIWLDADIPTLVERTARRNHRPLLKGRDAGQVLRELAEVRNPIYAEAHIRVSSASSPHEYTVRAILEELAQWKA from the coding sequence ATGTCACGAAACCCGAAAAGCCCGGCTCCGGCCGCCTCCGGGCCGATCCCCGCCGCGGTTCGCGAGCGATCGATCGTGCTCGTCGGTCTGATGGGGTCGGGCAAGTCGACCATCGGGCGTCGCCTCGCGCAGCGGCTCGGCATGGCCTTCGCCGACGCCGACGACGAGATCGAGCGTGCGGCAGGGATGACGATTTCCGATATTTTCGCGAAGTTCGGCGAGGCGCATTTTCGCGATGGCGAGCGCCGCGTGATCGCCCGGATGCTTGCCGGCAAGCCGCACGTCCTTGCGACGGGCGGCGGCGCCTTCATCAATGACGAGACCCGCGCGCTGATCCTCGCGGACAGTCTCTGCATCTGGCTCGATGCGGATATTCCGACGCTCGTCGAACGTACCGCGCGCCGGAATCACCGCCCGTTGCTGAAGGGTCGCGATGCGGGACAGGTGCTTCGCGAACTCGCCGAGGTCCGCAATCCGATCTATGCCGAGGCGCATATCCGCGTCAGTTCGGCCTCGAGCCCGCACGAGTACACGGTGCGCGCGATACTGGAGGAGCTGGCGCAGTGGAAAGCCTGA
- a CDS encoding tyrosine recombinase, which translates to MPDGSLIDRFLEMMAAERGASRNTLAAYRRDLEQAAELIHGSLGNAQADDLRKLMADYQSLAASSAARKLSALRQFFAFLLDEGDRTDNPALDIARPATRRPLPRILTHDHVETLFAQASEEAAGETPPANAVRMLLLLELLYGSGLRASELVSLPRRAVTGGREFLIIRGKGDKERLVPLSERAREAVDRWLPLLADGSPWLFPSGKAHLSRVRLFQLLRELAARAGIDPAAISPHVLRHAFATHLLEGGADLRALQLMLGHADIATTEIYTHVDSRRLVELVNKRHPLARIDDVDLATSSS; encoded by the coding sequence ATGCCTGATGGAAGCCTGATCGACCGCTTCCTCGAGATGATGGCTGCCGAGCGCGGCGCATCGCGCAACACGCTGGCCGCTTACCGCCGTGATCTGGAGCAGGCTGCGGAGTTGATCCACGGGTCGCTGGGCAACGCCCAAGCTGACGATTTGCGCAAATTGATGGCTGATTATCAATCGCTTGCGGCAAGCAGTGCAGCGCGCAAGCTGTCGGCTTTGCGGCAATTCTTTGCGTTTCTGCTCGACGAGGGCGACCGGACCGACAACCCCGCGCTCGATATCGCGCGGCCTGCGACGCGGCGGCCGCTGCCGCGGATCCTGACGCACGATCATGTCGAAACGCTGTTTGCGCAGGCGAGCGAGGAGGCCGCGGGCGAAACCCCGCCGGCCAATGCCGTGCGAATGCTGTTGCTGCTCGAACTGTTATACGGCTCCGGCCTGCGAGCGAGCGAGCTCGTGTCGCTTCCGCGCCGGGCGGTCACGGGCGGGCGCGAGTTTCTGATCATTCGCGGCAAGGGAGACAAGGAACGGCTCGTTCCGCTCTCCGAGCGCGCGCGCGAAGCGGTCGACCGATGGTTGCCACTGCTCGCCGACGGTTCGCCGTGGCTCTTTCCCTCGGGCAAGGCGCATCTCTCGCGCGTTCGCCTGTTCCAGCTCCTGCGCGAGCTTGCGGCGCGCGCGGGGATCGACCCGGCGGCGATCAGTCCGCACGTCCTGCGCCACGCGTTCGCGACGCATCTGCTCGAAGGCGGCGCGGACCTTCGCGCGCTGCAACTGATGCTCGGCCATGCCGACATCGCGACGACGGAAATTTACACGCATGTCGATAGCCGCCGCCTCGTCGAGCTGGTCAACAAGCGGCATCCGCTGGCGCGCATCGACGACGTTGACCTTGCGACATCATCGTCCTAG
- a CDS encoding acetyl-CoA carboxylase carboxyltransferase subunit alpha — MTAFLDFEKQVAALDRQIAELREMGDDPSLNIDNDIARLEDKSSKLLREIYSKLTPWQKTQVARHPDRPHFKHYVAGLFDDWMPLAGDRNFADDQAILGGLARFRGRRVMVIGHEKGDDIPSRMKHNFGMAKPEGYRKAIRLMQLADRFGLPVVTLVDTSGAFPGIQAEERGQAEAIARSTEQCLALGVPMVAAVVGEGGSGGAIALAAANRVLMFEHAVYSVISPEGCASILWRTSDKAADAATAMKMSAQDLLGLKVIDRIVPEPVGGAHRAPEVAIRSLGDAIAQELDSLAGLPAEALLTAREEKFLAMGRV; from the coding sequence ATGACAGCCTTTCTGGACTTCGAAAAACAGGTCGCGGCGCTCGATCGGCAGATCGCCGAACTGCGCGAAATGGGCGACGATCCGTCGCTCAACATCGACAACGACATCGCGCGGCTGGAGGACAAGTCCTCGAAATTGCTGCGCGAAATCTATTCAAAGCTGACGCCCTGGCAAAAGACGCAGGTCGCGCGCCATCCCGATCGCCCGCACTTCAAACATTATGTCGCGGGGCTGTTCGACGACTGGATGCCGCTTGCCGGCGACCGGAATTTCGCCGACGATCAGGCGATCCTCGGCGGTCTGGCGCGCTTTCGCGGCCGCCGTGTGATGGTGATCGGGCACGAAAAGGGCGACGATATTCCCTCGCGCATGAAGCATAATTTCGGGATGGCGAAGCCCGAGGGGTATCGCAAGGCGATCCGCCTGATGCAGCTTGCCGACCGTTTCGGACTGCCGGTGGTGACGCTGGTCGATACGTCGGGTGCGTTTCCGGGCATCCAGGCCGAGGAACGCGGACAGGCGGAAGCGATCGCGCGTTCGACCGAGCAATGCCTTGCCTTAGGCGTCCCGATGGTCGCGGCCGTCGTCGGCGAAGGCGGGTCGGGCGGCGCGATCGCGCTTGCCGCAGCGAACCGCGTGCTGATGTTCGAACATGCGGTTTATTCGGTGATCTCGCCCGAGGGCTGCGCGTCGATCCTGTGGCGCACCTCGGACAAGGCGGCCGATGCCGCGACGGCCATGAAGATGTCGGCGCAGGATCTGCTGGGACTGAAGGTGATCGACCGCATCGTCCCCGAACCCGTTGGCGGCGCGCACCGCGCACCCGAGGTCGCGATCCGTTCGCTCGGCGATGCGATCGCGCAGGAACTCGATTCGCTTGCCGGTCTGCCGGCCGAGGCGCTGCTGACCGCGCGCGAGGAGAAGTTTCTGGCGATGGGCAGGGTCTGA
- a CDS encoding M48 family metalloprotease, whose product MALSGVADAQLKAIRTQTNITPAERKQGDEAHPQLLQEFGGAYAGQQAAYVNRIGQNIAVQSGLSRSPSDFTVTLLNSPVNNAFAIPGGYVYVTRQLMALMNDEAELAGVLGHEVGHVAAQHSKKRQSAATRNTILGVLGAVIGGAIGDNGGLLGGLGGLLQNNAMKAAQLATLGFSRSQELEADQLGVQYLKKAGYDPLALSTMLASLANQTNLEARVSGGDARAIPEWASTHPDPASRVKNAQSLAAKVGVGGVRNADAFLASVDGVLYGDDPAQGVVEGQEFLHPDLRLKFAVPNGYGMQNGATAVLVSGNGGQAQFTTAAYNGDMNAYIAAAFKAIAGNAQLSPGSIQRTTVNGIPAYYSTARANTQSGQVDVTVFAYEFSKGSAFHFVALTQAGGGNVFNTMFNSVRRLSAAEAAAIKPRRIDVVTVGRGDTVATLARRMAYSNFQTERFQVLNRLTASSRLTPGQKVKIVVYAAR is encoded by the coding sequence ATGGCTCTTTCGGGAGTCGCCGACGCGCAGCTCAAGGCGATCCGGACCCAGACCAATATCACGCCGGCCGAGCGCAAGCAGGGCGACGAGGCACATCCGCAGTTGCTGCAGGAATTCGGCGGTGCCTATGCGGGGCAGCAGGCGGCCTATGTAAACCGCATCGGCCAGAATATTGCGGTCCAGTCGGGATTGTCGCGCAGCCCCAGCGATTTCACCGTGACCTTGCTCAACTCGCCGGTGAACAACGCGTTCGCGATCCCCGGCGGCTATGTCTATGTCACACGCCAGTTGATGGCGCTGATGAACGACGAGGCCGAGCTGGCCGGCGTTCTGGGCCACGAAGTCGGCCACGTCGCGGCGCAGCACAGCAAGAAGCGCCAGTCCGCCGCAACGCGCAATACGATCCTGGGCGTCCTCGGCGCGGTGATCGGCGGCGCGATCGGCGACAATGGCGGACTGCTCGGCGGTCTTGGCGGCCTGCTCCAGAACAATGCGATGAAGGCGGCGCAGCTCGCGACCCTGGGATTTTCGCGCAGTCAGGAACTCGAAGCCGACCAGCTCGGCGTCCAGTATCTGAAAAAGGCGGGTTACGATCCGCTCGCGCTGTCGACGATGCTCGCCAGCCTTGCCAACCAGACCAATCTGGAGGCCCGCGTGTCGGGTGGCGACGCGCGCGCCATCCCCGAATGGGCGAGCACGCACCCCGATCCCGCGTCGCGCGTGAAAAATGCCCAGTCGCTCGCCGCGAAGGTCGGCGTCGGCGGCGTGCGCAACGCCGATGCGTTCCTCGCCTCGGTCGACGGCGTGCTCTATGGCGACGATCCGGCGCAGGGCGTGGTCGAGGGGCAGGAGTTTCTCCACCCCGACCTTCGCCTGAAATTCGCGGTGCCGAACGGCTACGGGATGCAGAATGGCGCGACCGCGGTGCTGGTGAGCGGCAACGGCGGGCAGGCGCAGTTCACGACCGCGGCCTATAATGGCGATATGAACGCCTATATCGCCGCGGCTTTCAAGGCGATTGCCGGCAACGCGCAGCTTAGCCCGGGCAGTATTCAGCGCACGACGGTGAACGGCATTCCCGCCTATTATTCGACGGCGCGCGCGAATACCCAGTCGGGTCAGGTCGATGTTACCGTCTTTGCCTATGAGTTTTCAAAGGGCAGCGCGTTCCACTTCGTTGCCCTGACGCAGGCGGGCGGCGGAAACGTGTTCAACACGATGTTCAACAGCGTACGGCGACTGAGTGCGGCCGAAGCGGCGGCGATCAAGCCGCGGCGGATCGACGTCGTGACGGTCGGACGCGGCGATACGGTCGCAACGCTGGCGCGGCGCATGGCGTACAGCAATTTCCAGACCGAGCGGTTTCAGGTGCTCAACCGGCTGACCGCGTCGAGCCGGCTGACCCCGGGACAGAAGGTCAAGATCGTCGTATACGCGGCGCGATAG
- a CDS encoding Flp family type IVb pilin translates to MKFIKKFVRNTKAATAIEYGLIAALIAVAGISAMTAVGKSVSTTFKDVNTGLQQ, encoded by the coding sequence ATGAAGTTCATCAAAAAGTTCGTTCGCAACACCAAGGCTGCGACCGCCATCGAATACGGCCTGATTGCCGCTCTCATCGCCGTCGCCGGCATCTCGGCCATGACCGCCGTTGGTAAGAGCGTCAGCACGACCTTCAAGGACGTCAACACCGGCCTGCAGCAGTAA
- a CDS encoding Flp family type IVb pilin — MNKFHKLLRSTRAATAVEYGLILALVFLTAIVAISAVGTSTIKMWTTVSDTSTAAMGGP, encoded by the coding sequence ATGAACAAGTTTCATAAGCTGCTGCGGTCGACCAGGGCCGCTACAGCTGTCGAGTACGGGCTGATCCTGGCCCTTGTATTTCTCACGGCAATCGTTGCGATCTCCGCCGTGGGCACGTCGACCATCAAGATGTGGACGACGGTGTCGGATACATCGACGGCCGCGATGGGCGGACCTTAA
- a CDS encoding (deoxy)nucleoside triphosphate pyrophosphohydrolase has protein sequence MAAKTTLSVVAAALVDRDGRLLVQQRPEGKPMAGLWEFPGGKIEPGETPEQALIRELAEELAIDVDHSCLAPACFASDTLGDKHLLLLLFVCRKWKGVPVAQHASALRWVRPVELHGLPMPPADEPLIGLLEALV, from the coding sequence ATCGCCGCAAAAACTACACTTTCGGTCGTCGCGGCGGCATTGGTCGATCGCGATGGCCGGCTGCTCGTGCAGCAGCGGCCGGAAGGCAAGCCGATGGCCGGCCTCTGGGAATTTCCGGGCGGCAAGATCGAGCCCGGCGAGACGCCCGAACAGGCCCTTATCCGCGAACTGGCAGAGGAACTGGCGATCGACGTCGATCATAGCTGTCTCGCGCCGGCCTGTTTCGCGAGCGATACGCTGGGCGACAAGCATTTGCTGCTTCTGCTTTTCGTCTGTCGCAAATGGAAAGGCGTGCCCGTGGCGCAGCATGCAAGCGCGCTGCGCTGGGTGCGGCCGGTCGAGTTGCACGGCCTTCCCATGCCGCCTGCCGATGAACCGCTGATCGGCCTGCTGGAAGCGCTGGTCTAG
- a CDS encoding methyltransferase domain-containing protein, with protein MAGLPADANFLAPLIAETLLDRLSMVTRDFRHILLIGAHDPALTAHLRATGTRLTLFEAGPRLAASTGALCGEADSIDLPPGSFDLIVWPGGLEAVNDVPGALVRMRALLAPDGLLLGAFVGDGSLARQRRAVMTDGVRTVARLHPQIDLSAIGNLLQRTGFALPVVDVDALTVRYGDWFALVRDLRAAGLSSQLAPAPPPLTREEAARIAAAFAAQADPDGRVAEIFRIVHFSGWAPHPDQPQPARRGSGMASLAEALKPKT; from the coding sequence ATGGCAGGCCTTCCGGCCGACGCCAATTTCCTTGCGCCGCTGATCGCCGAGACGCTGCTCGATCGCCTGTCGATGGTTACGCGCGACTTCAGACACATCCTGCTGATCGGCGCTCATGATCCGGCACTGACCGCTCATCTCCGCGCGACCGGGACCCGGCTCACCCTGTTCGAGGCGGGTCCGCGTCTCGCCGCCTCGACCGGCGCGCTCTGCGGGGAGGCCGACAGCATCGACCTGCCGCCCGGCAGTTTCGACCTGATCGTGTGGCCGGGCGGGCTGGAAGCGGTCAACGACGTCCCCGGCGCGCTGGTCCGGATGCGCGCGCTGCTCGCGCCCGACGGATTGCTGCTCGGCGCGTTCGTCGGTGACGGCAGCCTTGCCCGGCAGCGCCGGGCCGTGATGACCGACGGGGTCCGCACGGTCGCGCGCCTCCATCCGCAGATCGACCTGTCGGCGATCGGCAACCTGCTCCAGCGCACGGGGTTCGCCCTGCCGGTGGTCGATGTCGATGCCCTGACCGTTCGCTACGGCGACTGGTTCGCACTCGTTCGCGATCTGCGTGCCGCGGGGTTGTCGTCGCAGCTTGCCCCCGCCCCGCCGCCGCTGACCCGCGAGGAGGCGGCCCGAATCGCTGCGGCCTTCGCGGCGCAGGCCGACCCCGACGGCCGCGTCGCCGAAATTTTCCGGATCGTGCATTTCAGCGGCTGGGCGCCGCACCCCGATCAGCCGCAGCCGGCAAGACGCGGCAGCGGGATGGCCTCGCTCGCCGAGGCGCTGAAACCGAAAACCTAG
- a CDS encoding double zinc ribbon domain-containing protein, translated as MSAAIGDAGIDAPGAVGHGFIHPVRRIGRAIVDYALPPRCPGCGAIVGEDRQFCLGCWSSLHFLDGPACAQCSIPLPTALPGAPVRCGACLASAPPFEGAPSAVAYGAVARTVALRLKYGRRTGHARLMAQLMARPLAALGRGDEMLLIPVPLHRWRLWSRGFNQAALVADALTELTGTPHDHRLLVRNKATAALRGKGRRERERIVAGAFALAQDARPRAEGRHLVLIDDVHASGATLRAAARALKHSGAARVSALAWARVVPDALMTGNIFDFADVDSDMTIKG; from the coding sequence ATGAGCGCGGCAATCGGGGACGCCGGAATCGACGCGCCGGGTGCGGTCGGCCACGGCTTCATTCACCCCGTACGCCGGATCGGACGCGCCATCGTCGATTATGCGTTGCCGCCGCGGTGTCCGGGCTGTGGTGCGATCGTCGGCGAGGACCGGCAATTCTGTCTCGGTTGCTGGTCGTCGCTCCATTTCCTCGACGGCCCGGCCTGTGCGCAATGCTCGATCCCGCTGCCGACGGCTTTGCCCGGCGCGCCGGTCCGTTGCGGCGCCTGCCTCGCGTCGGCGCCGCCGTTCGAGGGGGCGCCGTCCGCCGTCGCCTATGGCGCAGTTGCGCGCACCGTCGCGCTGCGGCTGAAATATGGACGGCGGACGGGACATGCGCGGTTGATGGCACAATTGATGGCGCGCCCGCTGGCCGCGCTCGGCCGAGGCGACGAGATGCTCCTGATCCCGGTTCCGCTCCATCGCTGGCGGCTCTGGTCGCGCGGCTTCAACCAGGCGGCGCTCGTCGCCGACGCGCTGACCGAGCTTACGGGCACGCCGCACGACCATCGCCTTCTCGTCCGGAACAAGGCGACTGCGGCGCTGCGCGGCAAGGGGCGGCGCGAGCGCGAACGGATCGTTGCGGGAGCCTTCGCACTGGCGCAGGATGCGAGGCCGCGCGCCGAGGGCCGGCATCTGGTGCTGATCGACGACGTCCATGCCAGCGGCGCGACGCTCCGCGCGGCGGCACGGGCGCTGAAGCACAGCGGCGCGGCGCGGGTGTCGGCGCTGGCGTGGGCCCGTGTGGTTCCCGATGCGCTGATGACGGGCAACATATTTGACTTTGCGGACGTTGATTCCGATATGACGATCAAAGGATGA
- the grxC gene encoding glutaredoxin 3: protein MAKIEIYTKAFCGYCARAKALLDRKGADYQELDVTMDRAGFEAMVERSNGGRTVPQIFIDGKHVGGSDDLAALEAKGQLDPLLGAG from the coding sequence ATGGCAAAGATCGAAATCTATACCAAGGCCTTCTGCGGCTATTGCGCGCGCGCGAAGGCGCTGCTCGATCGCAAGGGCGCCGATTATCAGGAACTCGACGTGACAATGGACCGCGCCGGGTTCGAGGCGATGGTCGAACGTTCGAACGGCGGCCGCACCGTGCCGCAGATATTCATCGACGGAAAGCATGTCGGCGGGAGCGACGACCTGGCCGCGCTCGAGGCGAAGGGCCAGCTCGATCCGCTGCTCGGAGCGGGCTGA